The DNA window GGTCAAAGAGCCGCGGAATTATTCGGATTGACGATTTGCGCCGAAAATATTGAGGACGATCCGAAAAATACCACGCGCTTTCTGGTGATTAGCAATCAGATGGTAGCACCTTCGGGAAAAGACAAAACCTCGCTGATCGTATCAACCGGTAACCGTTCCGGTGCGGTCTATCAATTGCTCGAACCGCTGGCGCAGCACGGCGTCAGCATGAGCCGCCTGGAATCGCGTCCGTCGCGCACCGGACTATGGCAATATGTGTTTTTTATCGATCTGGAAGGACACCAGGACGATCCTCACGTTGACGCCGCTCTGATGGCGCTGCGCGAGAAAGCGGCTTTCCTGAAAATCCTCGGGTCGTACCCGGCGTCGTAGCCATCAGTGGTCTCTGTATTCTGATATCGTTGAACCCACTCAGTTTTTCATCATTATTTTTTCATCAATAACACATCTAATCCTATGAATCTTTGTGATTTTGCTCCGGAATATATCCGCTCGATCCATCCTTATCAACCCGGCAAGCCAATTTCGGAATTGGCGCGGGAATTCAGTCTGGACGAATCCTACATCATCAAACTGGCGTCCAACGAAAATCCGCTCGGTACCAGCCCGCTCGCATTGGATGCAATGATCAACACACTGCATGACGTCGCGCTGTATCCGGACGGCAGCGGTTACGAATTGAAAGCCGCATTGTCGAAACGTTACGGCGTCGATCCGGAGCAAATCATTTTGGGTAACGGCTCCAACGATGTGCTGGATTTGGCCGCACGCGTGTTCCTCAAGCCGGGCGCCACCGCGGTGTACTCGCAACATGCCTTTGCCGTGTATCCGCTGGTGGTGCAGATGATCGGCGCCAACGGCATTCCGGTTCCCGCACGCGATTACGGTCACGATCTGCCCGCGATGCTCGATGCTATCACACCGGAAACGCGCATCGTCTTTATCGCCAGCCCCAATAATCCGACCGGTACCTTATCCGGCGAAGAAGACTTGCTGCGCTTTATGGAGCGGGTATCGCGCGATGTACTGGTGGTCATGGACGAAGCGTATTACGAATACCTGCCGGAGGCCAATAAACCCGACAGTATC is part of the Gammaproteobacteria bacterium genome and encodes:
- a CDS encoding histidinol-phosphate transaminase, which encodes MNLCDFAPEYIRSIHPYQPGKPISELAREFSLDESYIIKLASNENPLGTSPLALDAMINTLHDVALYPDGSGYELKAALSKRYGVDPEQIILGNGSNDVLDLAARVFLKPGATAVYSQHAFAVYPLVVQMIGANGIPVPARDYGHDLPAMLDAITPETRIVFIASPNNPTGTLSGEEDLLRFMERVSRDVLVVMDEAYYEYLPEANKPDSIQWLQQFPNLLITRTFSKVYGLAGVRVGFGLTHPDVANLMNRVRQPFNVSSISLTGALAALHDAEFVQRSYALNRAGMLQLTDSFRKLGIEYIPSYGNFISFRVKGEAANTPKVYQSLLRQGVIVRPLGIYEMPHHLRVTIGLERQNQRFLESLEHALSELD